CTTTACGATTAATATCATGAAACGGAGGGCCTGTCCATGGATCTCAATTTGCGTGAAGCGATTAAGAATAATATGTCCGGCAGTGATGAAGCCCAGATCCGCCACACCATTGTGGATGCCATTCAGAGTGGGGAAGAAAAAATGCTTCCCGGACTGGGTGTTTTGTTTGAGTTAATGTGGCAAAATGCCGACCAAGATACACAGCAGGAAATTTTACAATACATTAAAGCCGGTTTGCAGTAACAGAAAAATTTTAAACTTGGCATCAGAATAAAAAGTGATACCCAAGGCCGCCAACCATTGGGTATCACTTTTATGATGCATAGATTACACTATCCACGCAACTGTTTAACAGTAGCCCAATCCAAACGTTTAATCACTTCCACCAAAAGCTGCACAGTATGTTCAAAATCATCCCGGTGCAATATAGCTGCATGACTGTGAATGTAGCGGGTAGCCACTGTAACTGCCAAGGACGGAACACCGTTACCCGTCAGATGCATCTTACCTGCATCTGTGCCTCC
The DNA window shown above is from Caldalkalibacillus uzonensis and carries:
- the sspI gene encoding small acid-soluble spore protein SspI, producing MDLNLREAIKNNMSGSDEAQIRHTIVDAIQSGEEKMLPGLGVLFELMWQNADQDTQQEILQYIKAGLQ